Proteins co-encoded in one Coriobacterium glomerans PW2 genomic window:
- a CDS encoding glycoside hydrolase family 88 protein, with translation MLEQPFDLNAEERAWTQATLARLTAKLFAECDRVGSAIPYIAQNGAYREDKSLTDIVWWTNGFWPGILWQLYHLTGNERYAKPARAVEEKLDRALDRYTGLHHDVGFMWLLSAVADFRLTGNERSEARGLHASHLLAGRYNPRGRFIRSWNRDRAGWVIVDSMMNIPLLYWAAERIGDPRFTYIACDHADTVLDKIVRPDGSCNHIIQLDPATGALLGAPAGQGCASGSSWSRGQSWAIYGFALSYRHTGDERYLCAAKRVANYFTSQVALTGDVALLDFRQPAKPVLWDALAGCIATCGLLEIAEACEGAERASWLSWAMRILRATDTRFCDWDIDRDGIVQMCSGAYHCESDRHVAMVYADYYLLEVVLRLLGKDARLW, from the coding sequence GTGTTGGAACAGCCATTTGATCTGAATGCTGAGGAGCGCGCTTGGACGCAGGCGACGCTGGCTCGGCTCACCGCCAAGCTCTTCGCGGAGTGCGACCGCGTGGGCTCAGCGATTCCCTACATTGCGCAGAACGGTGCATATCGCGAGGACAAATCTCTGACAGACATCGTGTGGTGGACCAACGGCTTCTGGCCGGGGATTCTTTGGCAGCTCTATCACCTGACGGGTAACGAGCGCTACGCCAAACCAGCTCGAGCCGTCGAGGAGAAACTCGACCGCGCGCTCGACCGATATACCGGTCTCCATCACGACGTGGGATTCATGTGGCTTCTCTCGGCTGTTGCGGACTTCCGTCTCACCGGCAACGAGCGCTCAGAGGCTCGCGGGCTGCATGCGTCTCATCTGCTCGCCGGGCGCTACAATCCGAGAGGTCGCTTCATTCGATCGTGGAACCGCGACCGCGCCGGATGGGTCATCGTCGATTCGATGATGAACATCCCGCTGCTGTATTGGGCTGCGGAGCGCATAGGTGATCCGCGTTTCACCTACATCGCGTGCGATCACGCCGACACCGTGCTCGACAAGATCGTTCGCCCGGACGGTTCGTGCAACCATATCATCCAGCTCGATCCCGCAACCGGTGCGCTTCTGGGGGCCCCCGCCGGACAGGGTTGCGCAAGCGGATCCTCTTGGTCCCGGGGCCAATCATGGGCTATCTACGGATTCGCGCTCTCCTATCGGCACACGGGCGATGAGCGCTATCTGTGCGCGGCGAAACGCGTGGCAAACTATTTCACCTCCCAGGTGGCACTGACCGGCGATGTGGCCCTGCTCGACTTTCGTCAGCCGGCGAAGCCGGTGCTCTGGGATGCGCTCGCCGGATGCATCGCCACCTGCGGTCTGCTCGAGATTGCGGAGGCCTGCGAGGGCGCTGAGCGAGCGAGCTGGCTCAGTTGGGCGATGCGCATCCTGCGAGCGACCGATACGCGGTTCTGTGATTGGGATATCGACCGCGACGGCATCGTTCAGATGTGCTCGGGAGCCTATCACTGCGAGAGCGATCGACACGTGGCCATGGTTTACGCCGACTATTATTTGCTCGAGGTCGTGCTGCGGCTGCTCGGTAAGGACGCGCGGCTATGGTAG
- a CDS encoding PTS system mannose/fructose/sorbose family transporter subunit IID: MTNAIATEGAAALTPGKKAKITWSLFWRTMFIMFCTSYTKQQGTTFAFMMIPYLEDIYGKETDEFYEAIQRHQNFFNTTPQYASFIFALVISMEYDRKAALSRGEEFDDASIEAIKVALMGPLAGIGDAITLSCLRIIAIGVSVGFAQQGSWLGPILFALVYNVPDLIIHYLCGSLGMRLGTGFITEALASGKMQALTKGFTVLGMIMTGAMVAQFVSVKTTLVVDMGGGAVFNLQNMLNSILPGLFPLLLTLGSFMYLRRSRSKNSAMILLLIMIVIAIVLTLLGVTG; encoded by the coding sequence ATGACTAATGCGATTGCCACCGAAGGGGCGGCTGCGCTCACCCCGGGGAAAAAGGCCAAGATCACTTGGAGTCTGTTCTGGCGCACCATGTTCATCATGTTCTGCACGAGTTATACCAAGCAGCAGGGCACGACGTTCGCATTCATGATGATCCCGTATCTCGAGGACATCTACGGCAAGGAGACAGACGAGTTCTACGAGGCAATTCAGCGCCATCAGAACTTTTTCAACACCACGCCTCAGTATGCTTCGTTTATATTCGCGCTCGTCATCTCTATGGAATATGACCGCAAAGCAGCCCTGTCACGCGGCGAAGAGTTCGATGATGCCTCTATCGAGGCCATCAAGGTCGCCCTTATGGGCCCGCTCGCCGGTATCGGCGATGCGATCACCCTGTCGTGTCTGCGCATTATCGCTATCGGCGTCTCCGTGGGCTTCGCGCAGCAGGGCAGTTGGCTAGGACCTATTCTATTTGCGCTCGTATATAACGTTCCCGATCTCATCATCCACTACCTGTGCGGAAGTCTCGGCATGCGGCTCGGAACCGGCTTCATCACCGAGGCGCTCGCTTCGGGCAAAATGCAGGCGCTCACCAAGGGCTTTACCGTTCTCGGCATGATTATGACCGGGGCCATGGTCGCTCAGTTCGTATCTGTCAAGACCACGCTCGTCGTTGACATGGGCGGTGGTGCGGTCTTCAATCTGCAGAATATGCTCAACTCGATTCTGCCCGGGCTCTTCCCACTGTTGCTTACGCTCGGTAGCTTCATGTACCTGCGTCGGAGCAGATCAAAGAACAGCGCGATGATTCTTCTGCTCATAATGATCGTAATTGCCATCGTGCTCACGTTGCTGGGAGTTACTGGTTAA
- a CDS encoding PTS sugar transporter subunit IIC, whose translation MDVYAALMVGLVLMGAKFLDWTCSSQLSRPIVCVPVLGLLLGHPQEGLTLAAEMELIFIGNVSLGGVMPSDITMGAIFGSAFAMILGQNVSVAVTLAVPLSALGTLLYSCMKIVVTMIVPRFEILLTEHKVGSYKRLWFAQAIVFVLCYFVLGFVCTLAGQPVVQAFVDALPTWLQKSLTVASTMLPALGLALLLKQLYTPTEFPYFFVGFGAIAFFSYNNVTAAALDGKAVNLTSAPTPILTLVELALFGGALAALVIFNEFRKINEKKAAHAISASSDESEDFFND comes from the coding sequence ATGGATGTGTATGCCGCGTTAATGGTCGGCCTTGTGCTGATGGGGGCGAAATTCCTCGACTGGACCTGTTCCTCGCAGCTCTCCAGACCGATCGTCTGCGTCCCTGTCCTGGGCCTGCTGCTCGGCCATCCCCAGGAGGGGCTGACGCTAGCGGCTGAGATGGAGCTTATCTTCATCGGCAACGTGAGTCTAGGTGGCGTGATGCCCTCTGATATCACGATGGGTGCTATCTTCGGATCAGCGTTTGCCATGATTCTGGGCCAGAACGTCTCGGTGGCAGTGACGCTTGCCGTACCCCTCTCCGCGCTCGGCACGCTTCTCTACTCGTGCATGAAGATCGTTGTCACCATGATCGTGCCTCGCTTCGAGATCCTGCTCACCGAGCACAAAGTGGGTAGTTACAAGCGACTTTGGTTTGCACAGGCAATCGTTTTCGTGCTGTGCTACTTCGTTCTCGGTTTCGTCTGCACGCTCGCCGGGCAGCCGGTCGTTCAGGCATTCGTCGATGCCCTGCCGACATGGCTTCAGAAATCGCTTACGGTGGCGTCAACGATGCTGCCCGCGCTCGGACTCGCGTTGCTGCTCAAGCAGCTCTACACGCCCACCGAGTTCCCGTATTTCTTTGTCGGTTTCGGTGCGATCGCGTTTTTCAGCTACAACAACGTGACTGCGGCGGCGCTTGACGGCAAAGCGGTCAATCTCACGAGTGCGCCCACTCCGATCCTGACGCTCGTAGAGCTTGCGTTGTTCGGCGGCGCCTTGGCCGCGCTCGTCATTTTCAACGAGTTCAGGAAGATCAATGAGAAGAAGGCGGCGCATGCCATTTCCGCATCGAGCGATGAAAGCGAGGACTTCTTCAATGACTAA